The proteins below are encoded in one region of Planctopirus limnophila DSM 3776:
- the murJ gene encoding murein biosynthesis integral membrane protein MurJ, whose amino-acid sequence MSASSSGSASESSSARNTPQTPSASNVRVNELAAETNLDTQTISAHRVQGAQESMGSWRLVSLCTLLSRIFGLIRDAAMAALFGSGPLLDAFTIAFRLPNLARVLLGEGVLATAFLPQLLEVEREEGQRSAFRLATALCILLFGGLSLAVLFTQLILLLGVLPWLSNPDNQLLCWLTIYLLPYVVFVCAAAQLSTILHAFHRFMAAALIPVVLNLGWLLALALVAWLIESPQIQIQILALLIVVLGFIQCLALVPSLWQVGFRYQSDWWQARSKILATISRMGPILGALLVLQFSAVWESAISWLLSADGTSSGQGVAWLGGIEAPLPSGAATFLYLGQRLYQFPLGIFGVALGTVLYPLLSRHAQAHDWQAFRSSISLAARLVLAIGVPASVGLFSLALPVTDLLFGRGAFNWPAIEQTARVIQTYSLGIWAMCGLVIAQRAFYALDDRWTPLNIAFIGTATGMLTGLCSLWWLGTSGLAWGTTVSAIMQVLWNYRRLYQKIPVINSPTDGNPGSSLAVLFMKIAFCNGAMALVCQSLLWVASQYFVLHGSTFDRLMLVMIPMTGSILAFALTSRLVRYKDPWIVLQRRVSIEP is encoded by the coding sequence ATGTCTGCTTCTTCATCCGGGTCAGCTTCTGAAAGTTCATCTGCCCGGAATACTCCGCAGACGCCATCAGCCTCGAACGTTCGTGTGAATGAGTTGGCTGCGGAAACAAACCTCGACACCCAGACGATTTCTGCTCATCGGGTTCAGGGAGCTCAGGAGTCCATGGGGAGTTGGCGTCTTGTCAGTCTTTGCACACTCTTGAGCCGGATCTTTGGCTTGATTCGTGATGCAGCCATGGCGGCACTCTTTGGCAGCGGGCCACTTCTCGATGCGTTTACAATAGCCTTTCGATTACCAAATCTGGCACGAGTGCTCTTAGGCGAAGGCGTTCTGGCCACGGCTTTTTTGCCGCAATTGTTAGAGGTCGAGCGCGAGGAGGGGCAGCGATCGGCTTTCCGCTTAGCGACGGCGCTGTGCATCTTACTGTTTGGTGGTTTGAGTCTGGCCGTACTTTTCACTCAGTTGATACTTCTGCTGGGTGTCCTTCCCTGGCTTTCCAATCCCGATAACCAGTTACTCTGCTGGCTGACCATTTATCTCTTGCCTTATGTCGTTTTTGTCTGTGCCGCTGCTCAGCTTTCGACCATCCTGCATGCCTTTCATCGGTTTATGGCCGCAGCACTGATCCCGGTGGTTCTTAACCTGGGTTGGCTCCTGGCTCTGGCACTTGTGGCCTGGCTCATCGAATCTCCACAGATTCAAATCCAGATCCTGGCGCTGCTGATTGTGGTGCTGGGGTTCATTCAATGTCTGGCCTTGGTTCCCTCCCTCTGGCAGGTCGGGTTCCGTTATCAGTCCGACTGGTGGCAGGCTCGATCAAAAATCTTGGCCACGATCAGCCGGATGGGTCCGATTCTGGGAGCATTGCTCGTGCTGCAGTTCAGTGCCGTCTGGGAAAGCGCCATCAGCTGGCTCCTGTCGGCCGATGGAACATCGAGCGGACAAGGTGTTGCCTGGCTCGGAGGGATCGAGGCACCCCTGCCTTCCGGAGCGGCGACATTTCTGTATCTGGGACAAAGGCTCTACCAGTTTCCTTTGGGAATCTTCGGCGTTGCTCTGGGAACAGTGCTCTATCCATTACTCTCTCGTCATGCACAGGCACACGATTGGCAGGCGTTTCGCAGTTCGATCTCTCTGGCAGCAAGGCTGGTCTTAGCGATCGGTGTCCCTGCCAGTGTGGGGTTATTTTCTCTGGCTCTGCCAGTTACAGATCTGCTCTTTGGTCGAGGCGCCTTTAATTGGCCGGCCATTGAACAGACTGCCCGCGTGATTCAGACTTATAGCCTCGGGATCTGGGCCATGTGCGGGCTGGTGATTGCCCAGCGGGCTTTTTACGCACTGGATGATCGCTGGACGCCTTTGAATATCGCATTCATCGGCACAGCCACCGGGATGCTGACAGGACTCTGCTCGTTGTGGTGGCTGGGAACCTCGGGGCTGGCCTGGGGAACAACAGTCTCCGCCATCATGCAGGTTCTCTGGAACTACCGTCGTCTCTATCAGAAAATTCCTGTCATCAACTCCCCCACCGATGGGAATCCCGGTTCATCGCTGGCGGTTTTGTTTATGAAAATCGCGTTCTGTAATGGAGCCATGGCTCTGGTTTGCCAGAGTTTACTCTGGGTGGCCAGCCAGTACTTTGTTTTGCATGGATCGACGTTCGATCGACTCATGCTGGTGATGATCCCGATGACAGGATCGATCCTGGCCTTCGCGCTCACAAGTCGGCTCGTTCGTTACAAAGACCCATGGATCGTACTCCAGCGAAGAGTCTCTATTGAGCCGTGA
- a CDS encoding tRNA dihydrouridine synthase gives MDSLPPVSFPQALTVQAQLFQEVSDNAMSLPLPDAAGFVGNNSANQLPETASSLGRQHPQPSQDLSWWIGRRQIPSRYGLAPLAGYTQRPFRVALRELGGMGLATTDLVHAVKLLSNNAFSQQLIATSLLDQPLSVQLFGADPTHVATAARWLEDLGYEGVDLNMGCPMAKVNSQGGGARLMCDPTGATRLVALVVASVSIPVTVKMRLGWDAQSLSAPLLARQFEEVGAAAITIHGRTRAQGFSGKVSREGIAATVAAVQSIPVIGNGDVRTVEDAISMRRETGCAAVAIGRGAMLDPWIFRKLHDFEMTGQYAEPGPEEQIQFLVTHFREMVDLFGEQATRLFRKFAGWYGARLGIPQDLEDRLRRVESLSEFEEIVAEIRERHGEEPPRIPTALLKVPNGPNELW, from the coding sequence ATGGACAGCCTGCCGCCGGTAAGCTTTCCGCAAGCGTTAACAGTTCAAGCCCAGCTTTTTCAGGAAGTCTCCGACAACGCGATGTCGTTACCATTACCAGATGCTGCGGGTTTTGTGGGGAACAATTCGGCTAACCAATTGCCCGAAACGGCGTCGTCACTTGGGCGACAACATCCTCAGCCATCCCAGGATTTATCGTGGTGGATTGGTCGCCGGCAGATCCCTTCTCGTTATGGATTGGCGCCTTTGGCGGGTTACACCCAGCGGCCTTTCCGCGTGGCATTAAGGGAGCTGGGAGGCATGGGGCTGGCCACGACCGATCTGGTTCATGCGGTCAAACTGCTGTCGAACAACGCGTTTTCTCAACAACTCATTGCGACAAGTCTGCTGGATCAACCGCTCAGCGTTCAACTTTTTGGAGCCGATCCCACGCATGTGGCGACGGCTGCCCGCTGGCTGGAAGACCTGGGCTATGAAGGAGTTGATCTCAACATGGGTTGCCCGATGGCAAAGGTCAACAGCCAGGGTGGCGGGGCACGGCTGATGTGTGACCCAACGGGGGCAACCAGGCTGGTTGCTCTGGTCGTGGCCTCTGTTTCAATTCCTGTCACGGTGAAAATGCGGCTCGGCTGGGATGCTCAATCATTGAGTGCCCCACTTCTGGCCAGGCAGTTTGAAGAGGTCGGGGCGGCTGCGATCACAATTCATGGTCGGACGAGAGCTCAGGGATTTTCTGGCAAGGTCAGCCGTGAAGGGATTGCTGCCACAGTCGCTGCCGTGCAATCGATTCCGGTTATTGGGAATGGGGATGTCCGAACTGTAGAAGACGCCATTTCCATGCGGCGAGAAACCGGGTGTGCGGCTGTGGCGATTGGCCGGGGAGCCATGCTCGATCCGTGGATCTTTCGCAAACTTCATGACTTTGAAATGACGGGTCAATATGCTGAGCCCGGCCCGGAAGAGCAGATCCAGTTTCTCGTCACTCACTTTCGCGAGATGGTTGATCTCTTTGGAGAGCAGGCGACGCGACTCTTTCGCAAGTTCGCCGGGTGGTACGGCGCCCGGTTAGGAATTCCTCAAGACCTGGAGGATCGACTTCGCCGGGTCGAGTCTCTTTCAGAATTCGAGGAAATTGTGGCTGAAATCCGTGAACGTCATGGCGAGGAACCGCCTCGTATTCCGACAGCCCTGTTGAAAGTCCCAAATGGGCCGAACGAACTCTGGTAA
- a CDS encoding sigma-54-dependent Fis family transcriptional regulator, giving the protein MSAARRWVRPVLAALGGCSLVYCMIALVYVATAPDVRLRCLLVDKPLQPGKLTSIIIRKTPGIEFKGPRPQPGDELLRIGEQRLGTSLDFFRYMDWLRTAPTPPGGRMLAGGDPLEQQLPKLVQEEGGPRWVEIEFYRPEDDKVYVASLAVQGVPLDEIGLTLVWFLFQLAIFSVSAIAFWRRPFDHPAQLFFSMCLVTISAFVGGFHWWVIAGNPWLNLPFAITAIMVPVVTFHFFLIYPRPKPPIDRYSFETLVGIYAIPIAALVLFLLAEWSIWWLMATTGISVEARALQMFGWLVALKNGVYIYVSIAAFYFAGIIAALVHGFWTTRNPVERNQVKWILWAGLIATLLIGYTLLLAGVSRADFALGGGRWPMFFASLVFMLAYAVGISRFKLMLVDQVVSRGMLYYVLSFGTTLVVSIAIAMTAVAAVSWREQLTSPQLVVVAAILVVTVGMFLWARDVWQRLVDRRFFREKYQLDKVLQRMNRAVGQLADAESLAQRMAGSCQDVIQAERAAIYLREGRSTNFRLIAAEGVWPNVSMQISTSADFVMTLAAATTLQAVPAASRDSMNPVQSFLRDLQAELIHALEVEGELSGFVVLGPRQTNGVYSAEDITFLTAMGQITGVALHCAKVHKDLSRLNEELRLKVDRIEQQKQQILMLQAEINESQEPESPAPVTEFNRGMIRGSSQALMEVLEVVRKAAASDSSVLITGESGTGKELLAQAIHANSPRRDGPLVIVHCAALSTGLLESELFGHVKGSFTGAYADKPGRFELANGGTLFLDEIGEIPLETQVKLLRVLQQRTFERVGSSETLRCDVRVVAATHKNLEQAIRDSRFREDLYYRLNVVHIALPALRERKDDLYELFRHFLKQAANKTGKRVFRIDESALAALLAYQWPGNIRELENVIERAVVLSESNTVTLADLPPALRRLETSAIRRMESAMQPLVVESVSGTEVVAASEERGAMHHVAPLDSSPVSVPDSSSGKSFTNSTKTITDRTESKPRATTGHEKSSASRSKGRGRKPLPQSLSVNESVWETASNETGRFASDMTESEERQLLIKALEQCQGNKAEAARMLGLPRSTYFSKLKKYRLAN; this is encoded by the coding sequence ATGAGTGCTGCCAGGCGATGGGTGCGGCCGGTGCTGGCAGCTTTGGGAGGTTGCTCTCTTGTCTACTGCATGATCGCTCTCGTCTATGTGGCCACAGCACCTGATGTGAGACTGCGCTGCCTGCTGGTCGACAAACCCCTGCAACCCGGCAAGTTGACGTCGATTATCATCCGCAAGACCCCTGGAATTGAATTCAAGGGGCCCAGGCCGCAACCTGGCGATGAACTTCTCCGCATTGGTGAGCAGAGACTTGGCACGTCACTCGATTTCTTCCGCTACATGGACTGGCTACGGACAGCCCCCACACCACCAGGTGGGCGAATGCTGGCGGGTGGGGATCCTTTAGAGCAGCAATTACCCAAGCTGGTTCAGGAAGAAGGGGGGCCTCGCTGGGTCGAAATCGAGTTTTATCGCCCTGAAGATGACAAAGTCTACGTTGCCTCACTGGCTGTTCAGGGTGTCCCGCTGGATGAGATTGGGCTCACTCTCGTCTGGTTTCTCTTCCAGCTCGCGATTTTTTCTGTGAGCGCCATCGCCTTCTGGCGGCGTCCTTTTGACCACCCCGCTCAACTCTTTTTCTCCATGTGTCTGGTCACGATCTCTGCATTCGTGGGCGGTTTTCACTGGTGGGTGATTGCAGGAAACCCCTGGCTCAATCTGCCATTTGCGATCACAGCCATCATGGTGCCTGTGGTGACGTTTCACTTCTTCCTGATATATCCACGACCGAAACCACCCATTGACCGCTATTCGTTTGAGACGCTGGTCGGCATCTATGCGATCCCCATCGCAGCTCTGGTGCTGTTTCTGCTGGCCGAATGGTCGATCTGGTGGTTGATGGCGACCACGGGAATTTCTGTGGAAGCCCGTGCCTTACAGATGTTTGGCTGGCTCGTGGCCCTGAAAAACGGGGTCTACATCTATGTTTCGATTGCTGCGTTTTACTTCGCCGGGATTATTGCTGCGTTGGTGCACGGTTTCTGGACAACGCGCAATCCGGTTGAACGAAATCAGGTCAAATGGATTCTCTGGGCCGGTCTGATTGCGACACTTTTGATTGGCTACACACTGCTGCTGGCGGGTGTCTCGCGGGCGGATTTTGCCCTGGGTGGCGGCCGCTGGCCAATGTTCTTTGCCAGTCTGGTTTTCATGCTGGCGTATGCCGTTGGCATCAGTCGTTTCAAACTGATGCTGGTTGATCAGGTCGTCAGTCGTGGGATGCTCTATTATGTCTTGAGCTTTGGCACCACTCTGGTGGTCTCAATTGCCATTGCGATGACGGCTGTGGCAGCAGTCTCCTGGCGAGAGCAGTTAACGTCCCCTCAACTTGTGGTCGTCGCGGCAATTCTCGTCGTGACTGTCGGCATGTTTCTCTGGGCACGGGATGTCTGGCAAAGGCTGGTTGATCGAAGATTTTTCCGCGAGAAGTATCAGCTCGATAAAGTGCTGCAACGGATGAATCGAGCCGTCGGACAACTGGCGGATGCCGAATCGTTAGCACAGCGCATGGCAGGTTCTTGTCAGGATGTGATACAGGCCGAACGCGCTGCGATCTATCTGCGGGAAGGCCGCAGCACAAACTTCCGTTTGATTGCCGCCGAAGGCGTGTGGCCCAACGTCTCAATGCAGATTTCGACATCGGCTGATTTTGTGATGACATTGGCGGCAGCGACCACACTCCAGGCTGTCCCGGCGGCTTCACGCGACAGTATGAATCCGGTGCAGTCGTTTTTGCGAGATCTCCAGGCCGAACTGATTCATGCCCTCGAAGTTGAAGGAGAACTTTCGGGCTTCGTGGTGCTGGGGCCGCGGCAAACCAATGGCGTCTACTCCGCAGAAGATATCACATTTCTGACCGCGATGGGGCAGATCACCGGCGTGGCACTCCATTGTGCCAAGGTGCATAAAGATCTCAGTCGACTCAACGAAGAGCTTCGTTTGAAGGTTGATCGAATCGAACAGCAGAAGCAGCAGATCCTTATGTTGCAGGCCGAAATCAACGAATCTCAGGAACCAGAAAGCCCGGCACCAGTCACTGAGTTTAATCGCGGCATGATTCGCGGTTCCAGCCAGGCACTGATGGAAGTGCTGGAAGTCGTTCGCAAAGCCGCTGCCAGCGATTCTTCAGTCCTGATTACTGGTGAGAGTGGCACTGGCAAAGAACTATTGGCACAGGCGATCCATGCCAACAGTCCGCGTCGCGATGGACCTCTGGTCATTGTCCATTGCGCTGCACTTTCGACAGGACTTTTAGAGAGTGAATTGTTTGGCCATGTGAAAGGCTCATTTACTGGCGCTTATGCGGATAAGCCCGGTCGATTTGAACTGGCCAATGGAGGCACACTCTTCCTGGATGAAATTGGGGAAATCCCTCTCGAAACGCAGGTCAAATTGCTTCGCGTTTTGCAGCAGCGAACCTTTGAACGAGTGGGGAGCAGTGAGACCTTACGCTGTGATGTTCGTGTAGTAGCAGCAACCCACAAAAATCTTGAACAGGCGATTCGAGACAGCCGCTTCCGGGAGGATTTATATTATCGCTTGAATGTCGTCCATATTGCCTTGCCTGCCCTGCGCGAACGCAAAGACGATCTGTACGAACTCTTCCGGCATTTTCTCAAACAAGCCGCCAACAAGACGGGGAAGCGCGTCTTTCGCATCGACGAAAGTGCACTCGCAGCCTTGCTGGCCTACCAATGGCCAGGCAACATTCGCGAGCTTGAGAACGTGATTGAACGGGCTGTCGTTCTTTCGGAGTCGAACACGGTCACTCTGGCGGATTTACCTCCGGCACTCCGTCGTCTGGAAACATCCGCGATTCGCCGCATGGAGAGCGCCATGCAACCTCTGGTGGTCGAAAGTGTCAGCGGTACAGAAGTTGTCGCTGCATCCGAGGAGCGGGGGGCTATGCACCATGTGGCCCCATTGGACTCATCGCCCGTTTCTGTACCAGATTCTTCCTCAGGAAAATCTTTCACCAACTCCACAAAAACGATAACAGATCGCACCGAATCCAAACCTCGTGCGACGACCGGTCATGAGAAGAGTTCCGCAAGTCGTTCGAAAGGGCGGGGCCGCAAACCACTTCCCCAGTCACTTTCTGTGAACGAAAGCGTCTGGGAAACTGCATCGAACGAAACTGGACGTTTTGCCAGTGACATGACCGAATCGGAAGAACGACAGTTACTGATAAAGGCCCTCGAACAGTGCCAGGGGAATAAGGCCGAGGCGGCTCGAATGTTGGGCTTGCCACGAAGTACATATTTCAGCAAGTTGAAGAAGTATCGACTGGCCAATTAG
- a CDS encoding uracil-DNA glycosylase has translation MTIDRGNPGDQLRRALRQELEIVARSGVSHWSPEILQLLPLLTTPATAPLEPSRVRGASHSAEANTAAARLTDSSRLIAPEELEMAKRSARSQMAPPAPTASGIAPQPPKLLNLPLAERVHELEKLKKCVANCTRCPELASTRKQTVFGVGNPQAKIMFLGEAPGADEDATGVPFVGRAGQLLDGIIAACKLKREEIYICNILRCRPPGNRLPSPEEAGNCREWLDGQISIVNPEYIICWGSTAAKNLLGTTEAIGKLRGKLFEYGRAKVCCTYHPSYLLRNPPAKKDVWQDMKWFFGTMGVELT, from the coding sequence ATGACGATTGATCGTGGCAATCCGGGAGATCAATTGCGGCGGGCACTCAGGCAGGAACTGGAAATCGTGGCTCGCAGTGGCGTGAGCCATTGGAGCCCCGAGATTCTGCAACTGCTGCCTCTATTGACCACTCCCGCAACAGCACCACTCGAACCGTCTCGCGTGCGGGGTGCATCGCATTCAGCAGAAGCGAACACAGCAGCAGCCCGTTTGACAGATTCATCACGACTAATCGCCCCTGAGGAACTTGAAATGGCCAAGCGCAGTGCGCGTTCGCAAATGGCGCCGCCCGCCCCAACGGCAAGCGGAATCGCTCCACAGCCACCCAAGTTGTTGAATCTTCCTCTGGCAGAACGTGTCCATGAGCTTGAGAAACTGAAAAAGTGCGTGGCGAACTGTACCCGCTGCCCGGAATTAGCGAGTACCCGCAAACAGACGGTCTTCGGCGTGGGAAATCCGCAGGCAAAAATCATGTTTCTGGGCGAAGCACCGGGAGCAGACGAGGATGCGACAGGAGTTCCGTTTGTCGGTCGTGCGGGCCAGCTTCTGGATGGCATTATTGCCGCCTGTAAACTCAAGAGAGAGGAAATCTACATCTGCAATATTTTGAGATGCCGGCCGCCAGGCAATCGCCTGCCCTCACCAGAAGAAGCTGGAAATTGCCGCGAATGGCTCGATGGACAGATCTCGATTGTAAATCCCGAATACATCATCTGCTGGGGTTCAACGGCGGCGAAGAATCTTCTGGGAACGACCGAGGCCATTGGCAAACTTCGCGGCAAACTCTTTGAGTATGGCAGAGCGAAAGTCTGCTGCACCTATCACCCCTCGTACCTGCTGCGTAACCCACCTGCAAAAAAAGATGTCTGGCAGGATATGAAATGGTTCTTTGGAACGATGGGCGTCGAGCTAACGTAA
- a CDS encoding protein-disulfide reductase DsbD domain-containing protein — protein sequence MFKRFLNTPSVVEYGPLLMGGLFASVMALSFWAFAGSQTVHAQADSGSRKGSIENIVRADVYLEYDQLPAGRTCRFAVIFDVQEGWHVNANPPQPENLIPIKVTFKSKAGLRMLPIDYPEGEETRVDFSPEPAMCHSGRFAVRGVLEVPCDAGGEVDDLEIQIRYQTCNDKICIAPKTVKLKAAPKIALAGAAVRPVNPKLFTPREDEQVE from the coding sequence ATGTTCAAACGTTTTTTGAATACACCGAGTGTCGTAGAGTATGGCCCCCTGTTGATGGGCGGCCTTTTTGCGAGCGTCATGGCTTTGAGCTTCTGGGCCTTCGCAGGATCGCAAACAGTGCATGCACAAGCCGATTCTGGTTCACGCAAGGGCTCTATAGAGAACATTGTGCGGGCCGATGTGTATCTGGAGTACGACCAGTTGCCTGCAGGCCGTACCTGCCGCTTTGCCGTCATTTTTGATGTCCAGGAAGGCTGGCATGTGAATGCCAATCCTCCTCAGCCCGAAAATCTGATTCCCATCAAAGTGACCTTTAAATCCAAAGCCGGTTTACGGATGTTGCCCATCGATTACCCGGAAGGAGAAGAGACCCGTGTCGATTTTTCTCCAGAGCCAGCGATGTGTCATTCCGGACGATTTGCCGTGCGAGGAGTTCTGGAAGTTCCCTGTGATGCAGGAGGCGAAGTTGATGATCTGGAAATTCAAATTCGCTATCAGACCTGTAACGACAAAATCTGCATTGCCCCAAAAACCGTCAAACTGAAAGCCGCACCCAAAATTGCTCTGGCAGGAGCTGCGGTTCGTCCCGTCAATCCCAAGCTGTTCACTCCCCGTGAAGACGAGCAGGTCGAATAG
- a CDS encoding Maf family protein — protein MRWILGSRSPRRLELLKAFDPRGDIRAVPPRSPDEMEFEGLHRWDEIVERSLLIAQTKYEDVWEQVARENLENTLILCGDTTVLCETEPGSWLAIGQPPVDDPQHQVLRKWLGQFLANRTHRVLSSCVLRLASGELRQGSIVTNVTFRSDVEQWLDWYLSLNESAGRAGGYAIQGAGSIFVDKIEGSLSNVIGLPLELLAEWTACRR, from the coding sequence GTGCGTTGGATTCTCGGAAGCAGGTCGCCCAGACGTCTCGAACTGTTGAAGGCTTTTGACCCTCGAGGTGACATCCGTGCAGTTCCTCCGCGATCTCCAGATGAGATGGAATTCGAAGGACTTCATCGCTGGGATGAGATTGTTGAGCGTTCACTTTTGATCGCTCAAACCAAATATGAAGATGTCTGGGAACAGGTGGCGCGGGAGAATCTGGAAAACACACTGATTCTTTGTGGCGACACGACCGTACTGTGCGAAACAGAGCCGGGTTCCTGGTTGGCAATCGGACAACCACCGGTGGATGACCCGCAGCATCAGGTGCTTCGAAAATGGTTGGGGCAATTCCTCGCCAACCGGACTCATCGCGTTCTCAGCTCTTGTGTGCTGAGATTGGCTTCCGGCGAATTACGGCAAGGTTCAATTGTGACGAATGTCACTTTCCGCTCCGATGTCGAACAATGGCTCGACTGGTATCTTTCGCTCAACGAATCTGCCGGGAGGGCTGGTGGCTACGCGATTCAAGGTGCGGGAAGTATCTTTGTGGACAAGATCGAAGGCAGTCTCAGCAATGTCATCGGGTTGCCGCTCGAACTGCTTGCCGAATGGACAGCCTGCCGCCGGTAA